A stretch of DNA from Scomber scombrus chromosome 9, fScoSco1.1, whole genome shotgun sequence:
AGATTGAGACAGTCTGCCCATAAAGTCACTTACTCCATAGCTCATGTGAGTGTTTAGTCTGCCCTTCAGTGTTTGGAACTGTAGTtgtgtcttcttcctcctgatAAAAGTTTTCAAGGCCAGAGCAGCCTGTTTCTGCTCACACTCACTGCAGACAGCAGGATCATGGAGCTCCACCTCTGCAGCCTGacacagcacaaaaacacatcaggcGTAAAAAAGGCGGCATCTTTTCTTCCCAACTGACAAAAAGTGGTAAAAGTGAGTCACTGAAGTGTATCTCCTCACCCTCCTCATCTTCTCCTTGAAAGCTTTGAGTCTCAGCATTGTAATGAGCTGAAGGGGGGCGAGCTGGGCTTCAGGGCCTTGAGACATGAGTATGGGGGAGGTTAGGTTTCTCCATCGGTTTGTACCGTCGGAGAATGGGACGTAACACTTTCCGTGACCTCTAATCCCCGCTAAAACTTGTCCTGTAGTTCCCgtcttctccctccctttctcctcctcctgcttttcgagctgctgctgtttgtttgagGCAACAGAAATCATTCTTCTGCAGTAGTTTCTCAgagcctcttcctcctccattttGTCCTAGAAGCGTTTTCAGCGTTATGCCACCGCACACTGACGCTAACACGGAGATGAAAACGGGCTGCTGTGTCTAACACACCAGtagatattaaaaataaatgttcaccACAAACGATACCGTTTTCTTCCTAACTAAGCTGTGTTTACCAAACACATCTTCTTTTTGTGTCTACACAACTGCAGTTCCTGACGACAGTGCGTCACTACCGCCATCTAGTGGGGAAGCACATGGACGCACATGTTTAGTTTTtctcatatataatataatataacgtAACATTATGTTATGCtattaacataacataatataatacagtatgatataatataatataatatttattgcaACTATAAACATGTGTAATGTGTACCATATTACATGTACAGTCaccaagcactttattaggaacacttctgttataaattctactttaacAAAGCttacacattttcaatttttgttgactttgtcagaaaggtgataattctactttatgtttgttGCTGAGGTCGTAATGTATGGTGGTGGTGTACAGGAGTGCATTATATTCTTTTATGTTGTTATCCTCTCTATGTACTGTAAGTTAAAAAATAGAGCATACTCTCTATGGCCTCTCCCTGCAGAAATAAAAGGTTAAtaatattgaaaagtgttcctaatattttgtccacaccATTAACAGAATGAGGTAAAATAATACATTCCAGACCTGTTGTATTGGACTGCATTATTGTATctaatgaagtggccagtgagtgtatatagATAACGATGGTATCACTAGCAGTTTATAGAATTTTGATGTCAAAGACCCAGTTTAAATTAATGACATTCATTAAGTACTACTGTAATTTGCTTATTGCaatttaaatgtgacaaaacagTCAGTGGTTCTTATTTTGTCTATGTTCTTGTGCTGGGATTAAAGACATTTCTAATAAAAGCTAACCATGGTTATCCACATTTTATTGTTCCATTtctgtgtttcaaataaataactaaGTAGCACTTGTATCTGTACAATGCCAGGAATCTGGACTCTTGTACCATCTGCGGTAAGAATGTGTTGTGTCACAGCCTCTACTCTAAACATGGGGCAGTAAGAGGACATGGGTTTGGCAGAGTAACAGCTGACTGGCGGCTCCTGACAGTCACGCAGCTGACACTTACTAAAATGGCTGCCTTGGTGTGAATCAGGAAGAAAGGGTGATAACAGGACCCATACTGCAAACTAACAGCCTTTCTCATTGATTATTCAGCTTTATGTTTACACTGGAAAACATACAAATGCAGCTGTGGGCCATTTGAATGTGCTTGACCAGCTGAAGAATTATAACATAGATACACTGAACCATGACATAGATAAGTcttcatttcagttttgtttttattcaggacacagagagataccgagtcatgcacacactcaccaaTCACAGACCGAGTGTCACAATCCTATCACCTTTCTAATTATAAACCAGAGCCTTGACTCTCCAAGAATGGAAGTTTAGGCAGGCCCATCTGTGGCCTAAAATTAGCCCCCcgaccaaaacacacacacacacacacacacacacacacacacacacacacacacacacacacacacacacacacacacacacacacacacacacacacacacacacacacacacacacacacacacacgccataCTGCACACTGCACTTTTCACAACTCACAGCCCCTGTGGAAGCATCACACTCTCCTTGGAGGGTCttccactctttctttcttacttcaCATGACTTATGATGGAAAGTGTTTaacttctctcctcttttaacACCTTTGGAAACAACATCAGCAAGCAACTAGGTGAGTTGAGTGTCTTGTTACAGTCATAGTTTGCtgccattgaaaaaaaaaacccacagtgtAACTTTGTCTCTACTGGCGAAaatcattctttaaaaaaaaaaaacaagtaaaatgtattcatgtggGTTTTGAAGTGAAGCAAATTATATCAAACTATGATATGTTCCTGTGAAACAGAACAGTTGCTGTGTCATTTATTAATAACCTGCTTTGTTTACCCCCATTTATAGTGGTAGTGTATGATCAGGGTAAGAAACTGTCACAGACTTTCATGGTGAAAAGTAAAATCATGGCAAATAGAAGATAAATCAAAGTGACAGGAGCATGTCAGATGTGTACGTGTTTTGGGTTGAttatcatctctctctctgccattGCAGATGAAGGACTCTGACTTGCACTAGCCTGGAGTTACATTATGGTTCTGGGCCAAGCTGTCAACATGAGTTTGATGGACATTTCTAAGATCTTCTCCCTGCTGCAGCctaaggaggaggatgaggacaACGAGCAGTGTCAGGCCTTGAACAACGCCGTGAACAGCGACAATGTGACTCTTCTCTCTGAGCTCCTGTCTCAGGAGAGTTACAGGAGATCTATCAATGCTCGGAGCGGGTGGGGGGTCCCAGTAACTCCCTTGCGCACTGCTGCTGCGCTGGGACACCTCAGGTGCCTGGAGGTGTTGTTGGAGCATGGTGCAGAGGTGAGATGTAGAGGGATTTTTGTTGTGCATCTTTAAGATAAGGATGATGAGATGGATCTTTTAAAGTGGGTGTGGTGGTGGCAGGTGGGATGCCACAGATGTGCCTGCTGGTGGGTGTAATGGCCAAAAGTATTTTGTTTAATAACCAGAATATACTGCACTCAGCCAACACCCACTTCATTTAAAAGCCAACCAAGGTTTCTAAATTGTTCCTGCAGGGCTTTTGCAATAAAgtgaaatacttttttattacactttgtacatttaaactgcaccaattcatattttatataaacaatgGATCAGATGgctaaataaagtgaaaatagtCAATCATAGCGTCAAACCCACAGATAATTACCCCCAGTTCACTTCAACAGATCCTTTTAATATCTTTAAGTTCTTTGTTTCCAGACGTAGCAGGCAACTGTTAGACCCATCTGACGCTATGTGCCCAGCACCAAATGAAAGACATACCAAGTTAGTAACTAGCTGGTTAACAGTGTGGAAGGTCCATACGTAGATggcaaaagtaaaataataagctGAAAGACCCCAAAACACTCCGTAGAGCTAAGGTTAACTGTGAAGATCTCTGTAGATTCACCCTGCATAGATGGGTTATGTTctgctgtaaaataaaactattgattacaATATTACCAAACCAACAtttgtcagaaatgtgtttgcTAAAACATGTTGGTGTACTGTTGTGTCACTCCAGATAGACTGTCTGGATGTGAAGGCCCAGACACCTCTGTTCACAGCTGTCAGCGGGAAACATCTGGACTGTGTGGTTGCCCTGCTGAAGGCTGGAGCCGACCCTAATGGCAGCCTGTACAACAACTGCTCGCCGGTGCTGACTGCCGCCCGGGAGGGTGACGTGGAAGTGCTCCGAGAACTGCTTCGGTTTGGAGCCGAGGTGGACGTCAGACCCAAAGTGCCAGACTGGGCCTCCAACGCCACAGCCTGCAGAGGACCTCTTTATATCTCAGCTGTGTATGGACACCTGGACTGCTTTAAACTGATCCTTCTGCATGGTGCTAACCCCAACTACAACTGCACAGATGAGAAGATGCTGGCCAGAATAAAGCAGCCGAAGACGGTCCTGGAGGTGTGTCTCCGTTATGGTTGTGGGGTGGAGTACATCCAGCTCCTCATAGACTTTGGGGCAGATGTGTATCTCCCTACACTGATCATTGACAAGACTACAAAGCAGAATGAAGCTCTGGTTCTACTGCTcaaagagagaggtgagacactACTTATAACCAATTGTGGACATTTTGTTGCGTTATGTCTCAAAATGCAAGAGTTGATCTAACTTTATATGTCTGTTTCTACAACAGTTTGTCCCAAGACGCTGATGTCGCAGACTCGGCTAGAAATCCGAAGATACCTCCCCTTTTCCAATAAGGGGTCTGCCATTGACAGTTTGGACATTCCTCTGATCTTGAGGACCTACCTGAAGCATGACACCTCTGAACTCATATGATGCTCAAGTTAACATCAAGAGAACAGGCCCGGTGATACTGTTTACCTCATTGCTGTATATTCATGACTTAGAATGTACCTTTGTCGAGTTTGTCCAACAAGAGGGACAAGGTGAAGGACGCTCAACTGATCTCATTGTACACCATGTAAAGTGTCCTCTAGAGGTCACTGAGCTGTCTACTGCTGTaaagtttttactttttcacatgAAGACTGGAGTTTGTTAATAGTTGTAGTTGTATTTAATAGATAGCATTTGAATAAATAGTTTGAGCAGTACAAAGCTTAGAGCAATGAAAGTGCCTCAGTTAGAAAATCTGCCATGTCCTAGGGAGGTGTAACACCACGGATGACCACTAGAGACCACAGTAACACTGCATATTCTGCTTGTCCAAACACCAGCCTTCTCAGtggcagttttttttgtctccttgCATCACCTTTCCCTCTGATTTGACAGGTATATTCACACAATCAGAAATGTTCCTCAGTTATTTATACATACAGTCACAACTGGAGAAACACGCAGACACACAGGCACTGTCTGCATCACACCAGGATGTCTTAGATCTCGCCTGAAAATCACTCTTGCATCTGTGGACTTCAAAACATTAGGAAGCAGAACGATGAGCCTACACTTCAGCACGGCCAACTGGGAGAATATATTAGCATAAGTCTCATTACTTATTGATCACAGCAGTTACAATTTGTGGTTGGAAGTTTGTTGCAAATTTTTCTTTGTGACTTGTCAACTCCATCCTAGAGAGGTTATTATCAAATGTTCTTAAATTGCAATTCCCACCAGTGTTCTGTGACATATGCAGGAGTTCATGTTTCAGCTATTGGGACCGGGAGATGATGTCACATGACAGGAAACCCAGTACAATGCTCCCACTCACACTTTGACGCCTTCGACACATAGTTCTGTAGAggttttattttcaacaaaagTACAGCTATATCAgatatggatttatttttacAGCGAAGTACAACATATTTCCAGTGCTTCTGATTACATCAAAACATATAATGTACATACAGTTGACATCTCCACTCTCCCATTCACAGTTTCTGGATTGAATAGGCAttatttttcaggtttttcatTTCTACAACAAATAATCAAACTCAAAGGCcagcaagaaagaaaatgacaaaatgtttgcATATGGTGACAAAAGATATGGATACTGTGAGTAAATTCTCTGTGATAGGCAAAAATCCAGACCTCAAACTAGATGGTAATATACAATGAATAGATTGTGATTCCAAAAAGTGGGGATGCCAGTCTTCTGTTAACTTTGTTGTCACTGAACACCACATCAAATATGGCTCATTGAAGACTCTGTAGTACCCTG
This window harbors:
- the LOC133986159 gene encoding ankyrin repeat and SOCS box protein 12-like — translated: MVLGQAVNMSLMDISKIFSLLQPKEEDEDNEQCQALNNAVNSDNVTLLSELLSQESYRRSINARSGWGVPVTPLRTAAALGHLRCLEVLLEHGAEIDCLDVKAQTPLFTAVSGKHLDCVVALLKAGADPNGSLYNNCSPVLTAAREGDVEVLRELLRFGAEVDVRPKVPDWASNATACRGPLYISAVYGHLDCFKLILLHGANPNYNCTDEKMLARIKQPKTVLEVCLRYGCGVEYIQLLIDFGADVYLPTLIIDKTTKQNEALVLLLKERVCPKTLMSQTRLEIRRYLPFSNKGSAIDSLDIPLILRTYLKHDTSELI